One window from the genome of Alkalihalobacillus sp. LMS6 encodes:
- a CDS encoding acyl-CoA thioesterase/bile acid-CoA:amino acid N-acyltransferase family protein, which translates to MSQLTTKIQIHVKEKASLLEPLSVKIETGEPKTAFRMTLETKDDKGNVFISKAVFESDENGWIDVATCKPVSGDYESVDHLGMIWSMSVGKKNRMFVKHSAEAIIFDMNLYNSNGDLLANKSFERTFLEKSIIKEALQDDVVGSLFYPEDQTDLPAIIIVGGSDGAVHESAAALLASEGYAVLALAYFGKEGLPKGIEHIPLEYVDHAFSLLESRMNVNQDKLAIIGHSRGAELALLYASNHTKVKAVIASGASSVIFSGMINFQPTKKSAWTYKQVPYEFYAVEREFKDTVSFFRHLLLRKPYSGIETMKASLQDNERLALYSIPVQNIQAPIMLFAGTDDHVQPAELFLNRMKADLHNHAYSEDNQFILHSGAGHFAAFPSSLPNLPQTVEESNALMTLTFGGTKKINADVAQQSWDETVTFLHTHL; encoded by the coding sequence ATGAGTCAGTTAACTACAAAGATACAAATCCACGTAAAAGAAAAAGCGAGTTTACTAGAACCCTTATCTGTAAAAATTGAGACTGGGGAACCTAAAACCGCGTTTAGGATGACGTTGGAAACAAAAGATGACAAAGGCAATGTTTTCATATCAAAAGCTGTGTTTGAAAGCGATGAGAATGGATGGATTGATGTAGCTACGTGTAAACCCGTTAGTGGCGACTATGAATCAGTTGATCATTTGGGGATGATTTGGTCGATGAGTGTAGGCAAGAAAAATCGAATGTTCGTAAAACATTCGGCTGAGGCGATCATATTTGATATGAATCTATATAACTCTAACGGCGATCTTTTAGCAAATAAGTCGTTTGAAAGAACGTTCCTAGAGAAATCTATCATAAAAGAAGCGTTGCAAGATGATGTTGTTGGCTCGTTATTTTATCCAGAAGATCAAACGGATTTACCAGCAATTATTATCGTAGGCGGTTCGGATGGTGCTGTGCATGAATCGGCAGCTGCATTATTAGCTTCAGAAGGGTATGCCGTTCTTGCGTTAGCGTACTTTGGAAAAGAAGGATTGCCTAAAGGAATTGAACATATTCCGCTCGAGTATGTAGATCATGCATTTTCTTTATTGGAGAGTCGCATGAATGTTAATCAGGATAAGCTTGCCATCATTGGTCACTCAAGAGGTGCAGAACTTGCGCTTCTATACGCATCGAATCATACGAAAGTAAAAGCGGTGATTGCATCTGGAGCAAGCTCCGTTATCTTTTCTGGAATGATCAACTTTCAACCTACAAAAAAATCTGCGTGGACCTATAAACAGGTTCCTTATGAATTCTATGCTGTAGAAAGAGAGTTTAAAGATACGGTGTCCTTTTTCCGGCATTTACTTTTGCGAAAACCATACTCGGGTATCGAAACGATGAAAGCGAGTCTACAGGATAACGAAAGATTGGCGTTGTATTCCATCCCTGTCCAGAACATTCAAGCTCCGATCATGCTATTTGCTGGAACAGATGATCATGTACAGCCAGCTGAGCTTTTTCTGAATCGAATGAAAGCAGACTTACATAATCATGCGTACAGCGAGGATAATCAATTTATTCTTCATTCTGGTGCTGGACATTTTGCTGCATTTCCGAGCAGTTTGCCTAACCTACCGCAAACAGTAGAAGAGAGTAACGCGCTCATGACCTTGACATTCGGAGGAACGAAAAAAATAAATGCGGATGTTGCGCAGCAATCGTGGGACGAGACGGTCACTTTTCTACATACACACCTCTAA
- a CDS encoding sulfate/molybdate ABC transporter ATP-binding protein, whose translation MTIKMTGIHKAFGTTPVLHNIDLEVEQGELFALLGPSGSGKTTLLRMIAGLETANQGEIHINGKNVTNRSPRERKVGFVFQHYALFAHMTVATNIAYGLNVLKRRERPSKQAIAARVQELLALVKLDGLGNRFPAELSGGQRQRVALARALAINPDVLLLDEPFGALDAQVRKELRRWLRTLHKQTGITTVFVTHDQEEALDVADKVVVMRNGAIEQIGTPTHVYEEPQTPFVYEFLGNANRFSGQAKAGTLHIHGADWQTASTLEESQAVGFARPHEIAISTTYEGKADLKVIVQSIHPVGPIVFIEVKHEEQNEMIDIQQPKKHLADLHLQVGDTAYIRPEKIGVFHVDDYVI comes from the coding sequence ATGACGATAAAAATGACAGGCATCCATAAAGCATTTGGCACAACACCTGTTTTACACAACATAGATTTAGAAGTTGAACAAGGCGAGTTATTCGCATTACTAGGTCCATCCGGTTCTGGAAAAACCACTTTATTACGGATGATTGCTGGACTTGAAACAGCAAATCAAGGTGAGATTCATATAAACGGAAAAAACGTGACAAACCGTTCCCCTCGAGAACGAAAAGTTGGCTTTGTTTTTCAACATTACGCATTGTTTGCTCACATGACCGTCGCCACAAACATCGCATATGGACTTAATGTGTTAAAACGGCGCGAGCGCCCATCAAAACAAGCGATTGCTGCTCGTGTGCAGGAACTGCTAGCGCTCGTAAAATTAGACGGACTCGGGAATCGTTTTCCTGCTGAACTTTCTGGCGGTCAGCGTCAGCGTGTTGCCTTGGCAAGAGCCCTAGCTATTAACCCAGATGTCCTCTTGCTCGATGAACCTTTTGGCGCACTCGATGCGCAAGTACGAAAAGAACTTAGACGCTGGTTGCGCACGCTCCACAAACAAACTGGCATCACAACCGTTTTTGTTACCCACGACCAAGAAGAAGCACTTGATGTTGCAGACAAGGTCGTCGTTATGCGGAATGGCGCAATTGAACAAATTGGCACACCCACTCATGTCTATGAAGAACCACAAACACCGTTCGTGTACGAGTTTCTAGGCAACGCCAACCGTTTCTCAGGCCAAGCGAAAGCAGGAACACTACACATACACGGAGCTGACTGGCAAACCGCCTCAACACTAGAAGAATCGCAAGCAGTCGGGTTTGCTCGTCCACACGAGATTGCCATCTCCACAACATACGAAGGAAAAGCCGACTTAAAAGTCATTGTTCAATCCATTCATCCAGTTGGCCCCATCGTGTTCATTGAAGTGAAACACGAAGAACAAAACGAAATGATTGATATCCAACAACCAAAAAAACATCTAGCCGATCTCCATTTACAAGTTGGCGACACCGCCTATATTCGTCCAGAAAAAATTGGCGTCTTCCATGTTGACGACTATGTAATTTAG
- the cysW gene encoding sulfate ABC transporter permease subunit CysW, whose amino-acid sequence MRSEKTWLSYVLISIAFLFLLLFLFLPLVIIFSGAFAQGFQVFVASITEPDALSAIQLTLLVVVITVPLHTLFGLAAAWALTKFQFRGRQLLITLIEIPFAVSPVIAGLLFILLYGVYGFFGEWLVANGFQIIFALPGIVLATMFVTLPFVVRELIPLMEAQGSEAEEASITLGANGWQTFLRVTLPSIKWGLLYGVILCTARTIGEFGAVSVVSGKIRGSTNTMPLHVEILYNEYQFTASFAIAALMSLFAIVTIFVKQWVESRQGKVKTK is encoded by the coding sequence ATGCGTTCTGAAAAAACATGGTTGAGCTACGTATTGATTAGCATTGCGTTTTTGTTCTTACTACTGTTTCTTTTTTTGCCGCTCGTCATTATTTTTTCAGGCGCTTTTGCCCAAGGGTTTCAAGTGTTTGTGGCATCGATCACCGAGCCAGATGCGTTATCAGCTATACAGCTAACCCTTCTTGTTGTTGTGATTACGGTTCCGCTTCATACACTTTTCGGCTTAGCCGCCGCATGGGCATTAACGAAATTCCAGTTTAGAGGCAGACAACTTCTAATTACCCTTATTGAAATTCCGTTCGCTGTGTCTCCAGTTATCGCAGGGCTACTCTTTATTCTCTTGTACGGGGTGTACGGTTTTTTCGGAGAATGGCTCGTAGCAAATGGGTTTCAAATCATTTTTGCTCTACCTGGAATTGTGCTTGCAACGATGTTTGTCACCTTACCTTTTGTTGTTCGTGAACTGATTCCACTTATGGAAGCACAAGGTTCAGAAGCAGAAGAAGCCTCTATTACACTTGGAGCAAATGGATGGCAAACGTTCCTTCGCGTCACACTGCCGTCTATAAAGTGGGGCCTGCTTTACGGTGTGATTCTCTGTACAGCTCGCACCATTGGTGAGTTTGGCGCTGTATCCGTTGTGTCTGGAAAAATTCGCGGGAGTACGAATACGATGCCATTGCATGTGGAAATTCTCTACAACGAATATCAATTTACCGCATCTTTTGCCATCGCAGCGTTGATGTCCCTCTTTGCCATCGTCACCATTTTTGTGAAGCAATGGGTTGAATCTCGACAAGGAAAGGTGAAGACGAAATGA
- the cysT gene encoding sulfate ABC transporter permease subunit CysT yields MKRILPGFGISLGFTMLYMSFIVFIPLAALVVFTVYNGWDTFWNALNDPRVFAAFRLSFTASFIAALINGVFGVLIAWVMVRYTFPGKRLMDGLIDLPFALPTAVAGIALTSLYTESGWIGSLLAPLGIQVAFTPLGVTIALTFIGLPFVVRMVEPVLKTIDQETEEASALLGATPFQTFRTVIFPLLVPALLAGMTLAFARALGEYGSVVFIAGNMPMQTEIVPLLIMTKLEQFDYGGATAIAVVMLVLSFALLLAVNALQWLLSRKLGQRRLS; encoded by the coding sequence ATGAAACGAATATTACCAGGCTTCGGCATTAGCCTAGGATTCACCATGCTTTATATGAGCTTTATTGTCTTTATTCCTCTCGCAGCACTTGTTGTCTTTACGGTTTACAACGGCTGGGATACGTTTTGGAATGCCCTTAATGATCCAAGAGTTTTTGCCGCGTTCCGATTAAGCTTCACGGCATCGTTTATTGCGGCACTCATTAATGGTGTGTTCGGCGTGTTAATTGCGTGGGTCATGGTTCGCTATACCTTCCCTGGTAAACGATTGATGGATGGTTTAATTGACTTACCTTTCGCCTTACCAACTGCAGTCGCTGGGATTGCCTTAACGAGTCTTTATACAGAAAGTGGCTGGATTGGTTCTTTGCTTGCGCCACTCGGCATTCAAGTAGCGTTTACACCACTTGGCGTCACAATAGCGCTTACGTTTATCGGACTGCCTTTCGTTGTTCGGATGGTCGAACCTGTTTTAAAAACCATTGATCAAGAAACGGAAGAAGCATCTGCATTACTGGGCGCCACACCTTTTCAAACGTTTCGAACCGTCATTTTCCCTTTGCTTGTCCCAGCGCTACTCGCGGGAATGACGCTGGCGTTTGCGCGGGCACTCGGGGAATACGGTTCAGTCGTATTTATCGCAGGAAACATGCCGATGCAAACAGAGATTGTTCCTCTTCTCATAATGACAAAGCTTGAACAATTTGATTACGGTGGCGCAACGGCAATCGCTGTCGTGATGCTTGTCCTCTCCTTTGCATTGCTCCTAGCAGTCAACGCCCTACAGTGGCTCTTATCGAGAAAATTAGGTCAAAGGAGGTTGTCCTAA
- a CDS encoding sulfate ABC transporter substrate-binding protein yields the protein MKKIAFPILAIGVLTACNTSSSSDSVELLNVSYDPTRELYADVDDAFIDYWEEETGETIKINASHGGSGSQARSVLDGLEADVVTLALAYDIDVLQERELLDADWQSQFEENSAPYTSTINFLVRKGNPKDIQDWDDLIREDVEVVTPNPKTSGGARWNYLAAWGYAEEAYGSEEEAQTFVSDIYQNVVALDSGARGATTSFVERGIGDVLLAWENEAILAANELGEDEFDIVTPSMSILTEPPVAIVDKVVDRKGTRDVAEAYLEFLYTDEGQRLIAEHYYRPRNENVLAEYSESFPELDLFTIDEKFGSWQEAQEKHFADGGIFDEIYQP from the coding sequence ATGAAAAAAATCGCGTTCCCTATCCTAGCAATTGGTGTTCTTACTGCGTGTAACACGTCAAGTTCCAGTGATTCTGTTGAACTATTAAACGTTTCGTATGACCCAACTCGTGAACTATATGCGGATGTGGATGATGCATTTATTGATTATTGGGAAGAGGAAACAGGCGAAACGATTAAAATCAATGCTTCTCATGGAGGATCTGGCAGTCAAGCTCGCTCTGTCTTGGACGGACTAGAAGCGGATGTGGTGACATTAGCGCTCGCTTACGATATTGATGTGCTACAAGAACGGGAACTTCTGGATGCAGACTGGCAATCTCAATTTGAAGAGAACTCTGCTCCATATACGTCGACGATTAATTTCTTGGTCCGAAAAGGAAACCCGAAAGACATTCAAGACTGGGATGATTTAATTCGTGAAGATGTTGAGGTCGTTACACCGAATCCGAAAACATCTGGTGGTGCTCGCTGGAATTACTTAGCAGCTTGGGGCTATGCAGAAGAAGCATACGGTTCGGAAGAGGAAGCACAAACATTTGTCAGCGACATTTATCAAAATGTAGTTGCACTCGATTCCGGTGCCAGGGGAGCAACGACCTCATTTGTAGAGCGTGGTATTGGTGACGTCTTACTTGCTTGGGAAAACGAAGCGATTCTTGCTGCAAATGAATTAGGCGAAGATGAGTTTGATATTGTAACACCTTCTATGTCCATTTTAACCGAACCACCTGTCGCGATTGTTGACAAAGTAGTTGATCGAAAAGGAACCCGTGACGTCGCCGAAGCCTATTTAGAATTTTTATATACCGATGAAGGACAGCGCTTGATTGCTGAGCACTATTATCGACCTAGAAATGAAAATGTTCTAGCTGAATATAGCGAATCATTCCCTGAACTCGATTTGTTCACCATCGACGAAAAATTTGGCTCTTGGCAAGAAGCACAAGAAAAACACTTTGCAGACGGCGGCATCTTTGACGAAATCTACCAACCTTAA
- a CDS encoding tetratricopeptide repeat protein produces the protein MQVKIPSEAVGAKIVEWYSCLVSRSYDQAMLLRDETKTMIRQMEKNDKILAYFSLVDYRHSMLMNSYDKNTLDEELLGEHDEITQIDNMLKYFYYFISGQSEYVHERYRSAVKLFERAGRLLEHVNDEAEEAEFYQYTGYVYYRLNQYLIASSYMEKASVIYQRLQYTEPYLNCQIILAAIYQELHNPDKGEVLLKEALEKARGKGKLSAVIIRVLGLNKLSVKDYLSAELYFKEALTYEEHKDALIGAKTSYNLSNALFNQGKKDEALRYFQIAEAEMTYYQNKEYLARCLATKGLHIKNDYQLVDKAIERLTKLGLDFEIAEVAEDASGYAEKEGNDSLALKYMKVAHRARLYQNAIGEDSK, from the coding sequence ATGCAAGTGAAGATACCATCCGAAGCAGTCGGTGCCAAGATTGTTGAGTGGTATAGTTGTCTTGTTTCACGTTCGTATGACCAAGCTATGTTGTTAAGGGATGAAACAAAAACAATGATTCGTCAAATGGAGAAGAATGACAAGATCTTGGCATATTTTTCACTCGTTGACTATAGACACAGTATGCTTATGAACAGCTATGATAAAAATACACTAGACGAAGAGTTGTTGGGGGAGCATGACGAAATTACGCAAATTGATAATATGCTCAAGTATTTTTATTATTTTATTAGTGGTCAATCTGAGTATGTGCATGAACGGTATCGTTCGGCTGTAAAACTTTTTGAAAGAGCAGGTAGATTGCTGGAGCATGTGAATGATGAGGCGGAGGAAGCTGAGTTCTATCAATATACGGGATATGTCTATTACCGCTTAAATCAATACTTAATCGCTTCTTCTTATATGGAGAAAGCATCTGTTATTTATCAGCGACTTCAGTATACTGAACCTTATCTGAATTGTCAGATCATACTTGCCGCCATATATCAGGAACTACATAATCCAGATAAGGGTGAGGTATTATTAAAAGAGGCTCTAGAAAAGGCGAGAGGGAAAGGGAAACTTAGTGCTGTCATAATTAGAGTGTTAGGTTTAAATAAATTAAGCGTAAAAGATTATTTATCCGCAGAACTATATTTTAAAGAGGCTTTAACTTACGAGGAGCATAAAGATGCTTTAATCGGAGCGAAAACGTCGTATAACTTAAGTAATGCATTATTTAATCAAGGGAAAAAGGATGAGGCACTACGATATTTCCAGATAGCAGAAGCGGAAATGACCTACTACCAAAATAAAGAATATCTGGCGCGATGTTTAGCGACAAAAGGCTTGCATATTAAAAATGATTATCAGCTAGTGGATAAAGCAATTGAACGATTAACAAAACTCGGTTTAGATTTTGAGATTGCAGAAGTAGCAGAAGACGCTTCAGGTTACGCTGAAAAAGAAGGAAATGATTCGTTGGCGTTGAAGTATATGAAAGTTGCTCATAGAGCTCGTTTGTACCAAAATGCGATAGGAGAGGATAGTAAATGA
- a CDS encoding GNAT family N-acetyltransferase, whose protein sequence is MNETIMETDRLALRAMTHHDVEHLLKIFSDPEAMAHYPKTKNEAETMKWINWQLDLYDTQGAGLWIVEDKRTGTFFGQCGLVPQVIEGKDELEIGYLFVRDFWGNGYATEAASACRDFAFSRLDCKRVISLIAPHNYPSIRVAKRVGMEQEKRILTWGKEILVYSMARG, encoded by the coding sequence ATGAATGAAACCATCATGGAAACAGATCGTTTAGCACTACGGGCTATGACCCATCATGATGTAGAGCATTTATTAAAGATTTTTTCCGACCCCGAAGCAATGGCCCATTACCCTAAAACGAAGAATGAAGCAGAAACGATGAAATGGATCAATTGGCAACTTGACCTTTATGACACTCAAGGGGCGGGTTTATGGATTGTAGAAGATAAACGAACCGGTACTTTTTTTGGACAATGTGGTCTTGTTCCCCAAGTTATTGAAGGAAAAGACGAGCTTGAAATTGGCTATTTGTTCGTAAGAGATTTTTGGGGAAATGGCTATGCGACGGAGGCCGCTTCCGCTTGTCGGGATTTCGCTTTTTCTCGATTGGACTGCAAGCGGGTTATTTCCTTAATCGCTCCACATAACTACCCTTCCATTCGTGTTGCTAAACGTGTAGGAATGGAGCAAGAAAAACGGATACTTACATGGGGAAAAGAGATTCTCGTGTATAGCATGGCGAGAGGGTGA
- a CDS encoding CaiB/BaiF CoA-transferase family protein, translated as MRGALEGIRIIDTSRVLAGPFCSMILGDLGAEVIKIEHVRDGDETRSWGPPFVGSESAYYLTANRNKRGMTLDLGSEKGKEIFLELVADADVMIENFKVGTLAKWGLSYDDLSQHNEGIIVASITGFGQTGPYQALPGYDYIVQAMSGLMSITGEKEGPPLKVGVAISDVLTGLYTCIGILSAVHHRQQTGEGQAIDISLLDCQVSALVNVASNYLATGDMPTRLGNQHPNISPYQVFSAKDGDMVIAVGNDRQFEQFAHVIEKPELLDVPLFQTNTMRVENRTRLLSVCGEAMLAKTKREWKALFDQAGVPNGPIQTIPEMFADPHIQAREMCMSMEHPSLGALKLVGSPLKLSKSPVKMIKPPPLYGEHTEQVLRELGYTKDDIEGFRQNHII; from the coding sequence TTGCGCGGCGCTTTAGAAGGGATACGAATTATTGATACGTCAAGGGTATTGGCTGGTCCATTTTGCTCGATGATTCTGGGTGATCTAGGTGCTGAAGTCATTAAAATTGAGCATGTCCGGGATGGTGACGAAACAAGAAGTTGGGGACCTCCTTTTGTTGGGAGTGAAAGTGCGTACTATTTAACCGCAAATCGCAATAAGCGTGGGATGACGTTAGATTTAGGTTCAGAAAAAGGGAAGGAGATCTTCCTAGAACTTGTAGCTGATGCAGATGTGATGATTGAAAATTTTAAAGTAGGCACATTGGCAAAATGGGGGCTAAGTTATGACGATTTATCCCAGCACAATGAAGGAATCATCGTTGCCTCGATCACTGGATTTGGTCAGACAGGTCCATACCAAGCTTTACCTGGCTACGATTATATCGTGCAGGCGATGAGCGGACTTATGAGCATCACTGGAGAGAAGGAAGGCCCACCGTTAAAAGTAGGTGTGGCTATTTCAGATGTGTTAACCGGGCTCTATACATGTATTGGGATTTTGTCGGCTGTCCATCATCGACAGCAAACAGGAGAAGGCCAAGCGATCGATATTTCGTTGTTGGATTGCCAAGTATCCGCTTTAGTGAACGTTGCGAGTAACTACCTTGCAACGGGTGACATGCCAACTCGGTTAGGGAATCAACATCCGAATATTTCCCCCTATCAAGTGTTTTCGGCGAAAGATGGAGATATGGTCATCGCGGTAGGGAACGATCGCCAGTTTGAGCAGTTCGCCCATGTGATTGAAAAGCCCGAGTTATTGGATGTACCACTGTTTCAAACAAACACGATGCGTGTTGAAAATCGTACACGATTGCTCTCTGTTTGCGGAGAGGCGATGCTAGCGAAAACGAAAAGAGAATGGAAAGCATTGTTTGATCAAGCAGGAGTACCGAATGGACCGATTCAGACAATCCCTGAAATGTTCGCAGATCCGCACATTCAAGCGCGGGAAATGTGTATGTCTATGGAGCATCCATCGTTAGGCGCGTTAAAGCTAGTAGGGTCCCCGTTAAAATTAAGCAAAAGTCCCGTGAAAATGATTAAGCCGCCACCGCTATACGGGGAGCATACGGAGCAAGTCTTACGTGAGTTAGGTTATACAAAAGACGATATTGAAGGATTTAGACAAAACCACATTATTTAG
- a CDS encoding acyl-CoA dehydrogenase family protein, with translation MNFELTEEQVSVQKMVRKFVDKEIIPYIQEWDRNGEFQPHILKKLSELQLMGVCIPEQYGGAGMDYNTLAIVCQELERGDTAYRTAVSVHTGLNSMTVLQWGTEEQKQKYLMPQAEGTKIGAFGLTEPDAGSDVAAMKSTAVRDGDSYILNGSKTWISLCDVADHFLVFAKTDHDQAHKGISAFIVERSYEGVETKAIKGKLGIRAGNTGEVFLTDVRVPAENMLGEEGEGFKIAMSALDNGRFTVAAGAVGLIEASLEASLKYCHERKTFGKEIGKHQLVQQMIANMSANLEISQTLVFKAGWLKNNGERNTRETSLAKWIACNAGFDAANDAVQIHGAYGYSDEYPVERFLRNSKAPVIYEGTKEIHTVMQAEYALGYKEDRPLRKQLPAWPFEEVTVTN, from the coding sequence ATGAATTTTGAACTGACTGAAGAGCAAGTAAGTGTGCAAAAAATGGTCCGTAAATTTGTTGATAAAGAAATTATTCCTTACATTCAAGAGTGGGACCGAAACGGTGAATTTCAACCTCATATTTTAAAAAAGCTGTCGGAATTGCAGTTAATGGGCGTATGTATTCCAGAGCAGTACGGCGGGGCGGGTATGGATTATAATACGCTAGCAATTGTGTGTCAGGAGCTAGAGCGTGGGGACACGGCTTATCGGACCGCAGTATCTGTTCATACAGGTTTAAACAGCATGACCGTGTTGCAGTGGGGAACAGAAGAACAGAAGCAAAAGTATTTAATGCCTCAAGCAGAAGGGACGAAAATTGGTGCTTTTGGTTTAACAGAGCCTGATGCTGGATCGGATGTTGCAGCGATGAAGTCAACCGCAGTGCGGGACGGAGACTCCTATATTTTAAACGGATCCAAAACATGGATTTCTCTTTGTGATGTAGCCGATCATTTTCTTGTGTTTGCAAAAACAGATCATGATCAAGCACACAAAGGAATCAGCGCGTTCATTGTCGAAAGAAGTTACGAGGGTGTAGAAACAAAGGCGATCAAAGGAAAATTGGGGATTCGAGCTGGGAATACAGGTGAAGTTTTTTTAACGGACGTTCGCGTACCAGCGGAAAATATGCTTGGCGAAGAAGGAGAAGGGTTTAAAATTGCCATGTCGGCACTGGATAACGGTCGTTTCACGGTTGCGGCTGGAGCAGTAGGGTTAATTGAAGCGTCTCTCGAAGCGAGCTTAAAGTATTGCCATGAACGGAAAACGTTTGGAAAAGAAATTGGGAAGCATCAGCTTGTTCAGCAAATGATTGCGAATATGAGTGCGAATTTAGAAATCTCGCAAACCCTTGTTTTTAAGGCAGGATGGTTAAAAAATAACGGCGAGCGAAATACGAGAGAAACGTCATTAGCAAAATGGATTGCGTGTAATGCCGGCTTTGACGCAGCCAATGATGCGGTTCAAATTCACGGTGCGTATGGCTATTCAGATGAATACCCAGTTGAACGTTTTCTAAGAAATTCAAAAGCGCCAGTTATTTACGAAGGAACAAAAGAAATTCATACGGTCATGCAAGCGGAATATGCGCTTGGTTACAAAGAAGATCGTCCGTTGCGAAAACAGCTACCAGCTTGGCCATTCGAAGAAGTAACCGTTACAAACTAA
- a CDS encoding DUF3870 domain-containing protein — protein sequence MNTYFIAGHAKLPQGMAARNVYDSLTITLELDFTYGVVVDCSCTLATEHGRNFIRQLLRGYCLQHGVDELIQTVQHHYRGKAGHAIQAALKDVYAQYETSGASFKEV from the coding sequence ATGAACACTTATTTTATTGCTGGCCATGCAAAACTTCCTCAAGGAATGGCAGCACGCAATGTTTACGATTCGCTCACGATTACGCTAGAGCTAGACTTTACGTACGGAGTTGTCGTGGATTGTTCTTGTACGCTAGCAACTGAGCACGGGCGCAACTTTATCCGCCAACTGTTGCGTGGGTATTGTTTACAACATGGGGTAGATGAGTTAATTCAAACGGTCCAACACCATTACCGTGGGAAAGCAGGGCATGCGATTCAAGCTGCTTTAAAAGATGTCTACGCCCAGTATGAAACATCAGGCGCAAGTTTTAAAGAAGTGTGA
- a CDS encoding MaoC family dehydratase N-terminal domain-containing protein yields MTSLVADLFIGQIARLQRTFSDEDVRVCKELTNDYSPVYNSDQDVWKTYYNQPIVPGLLAEGLITQVVSEKLPGKACVLLQKELVFYRPVHVGDVITAELEIIDIHEERSWITQKVICSNDQGNEVIKGQIVILVLGD; encoded by the coding sequence ATGACGAGTCTAGTAGCTGATTTATTCATTGGGCAGATTGCGCGATTACAGCGTACGTTTTCGGATGAAGATGTAAGGGTTTGCAAAGAGCTGACCAATGATTATAGTCCTGTGTACAACTCCGATCAAGATGTGTGGAAAACGTATTATAATCAACCGATTGTGCCGGGATTATTGGCGGAAGGTCTAATCACCCAAGTCGTAAGCGAAAAACTACCTGGTAAAGCGTGTGTTTTGTTGCAGAAAGAGCTTGTGTTTTATCGACCTGTGCATGTAGGTGATGTGATTACCGCTGAGCTCGAAATTATTGATATCCATGAAGAGCGCAGTTGGATTACGCAAAAAGTGATTTGTTCCAACGATCAAGGCAATGAAGTGATTAAAGGTCAAATTGTCATTCTTGTTCTAGGTGATTGA